One window of Nymphaea colorata isolate Beijing-Zhang1983 chromosome 1, ASM883128v2, whole genome shotgun sequence genomic DNA carries:
- the LOC116256252 gene encoding uncharacterized protein LOC116256252 isoform X2, with amino-acid sequence MRNGSLCWQFVNLKEARDFSCDKKCIYVFKKLQWESLSVDLLPHPNMFLDEHLTRGGVGNNKRDDDGAKRLFFGGERFLDGISGDAYITIQRTEQNNPLGLEVQLHIMEAVCPSLSEPGLRAFLRFMTGLYVCLNRGDVDPKAKQRLNEAAGCSLVSIIVDHIFLCIRDAEFRLELLMQSLCFSRASISWGDKTKNMTRVMVGGLFLRDTFSQPPCTLVQPSMQLDRQDATVPNFADENVWPKIYPLGEQSWQICDAVPLLHIFSVQLKPSPSPPLFASETVIRCLPIMINLQEESCLRIASFLADGVVVSPGAVLSDSSINSVQFTLEEFDLIVPLVAGNSSSNSFAGARLHVEDLFLSQSPKLKFKLLNLEKDPACFCLWEDQPIDSSMRKWMTGASRISLSLETEGNLLKCQDSPDWSGGMWRCVELHGALFEVAMATADGCPLITVPPPGGIVRIGVACEQYLSNTSVEQLFFVLDLYTYFGNVSEKISKVGKVKSPRRREESSSGGLLDVVPSDTAVNLVVKSLQLKFLDSSSKSIEGMPLVLFGGDNLFINVAHRTLGGAVVVSSSLRWDGVQIDCVDTDGTLLHSNLSEAHLGNGSMSPVDVYPQMRAVFWIEKGRVRQNGYDSPAPFLEISTTHVIPFKAQDSECHTLSISAKVAGIRLGGGMNYTEALLHRFGILGPDGGPGDGLSKGLKNLSEGPLAKLLKASPHVKMDREENGRSDEGNDEGNFDMGMPDDMELFIELKDWLFALEGELEMAEYRQSGGDINVEREERCWHTTFQSLQIKASSQTENTEKTALTKKYPLELVTVSVDGLQAIKPQVRSQTSQANGDTSKHVSGSSRNGNGISLEAHLVLAEDEETMDMTNWVVENLKFAVKEPIEAVATKEELEYLVLLCRSEFDAMGRIAAGILRVLKLEKSIGRSTIDQLSNLGSDSLDKIVTPEKLSRRSSISSIGYTPRANLTNGGNQCLESTVSLLETAIADSQDVCAALVSECYGSDLPTKHLKDMEQLNQKLKKMNILLARLRTDMLMM; translated from the exons ATCACTATCCAAAGGACAGAGCAAAATAACCCATTGGGACTTGAGGTTCAGTTGCATATTATGGAAGCTGTGTGTCCTTCTCTCAGTGAACCAG GTTTGCGTGCTTTTCTGCGGTTCATGACTGGATTGTATGTGTGCTTGAATAGGGGAGATGTGGACCCAAAGGCAAAACAG CGCTTGAACGAGGCAGCCGGCTGTTCTCTAGTGTCCATTATTGTTgaccatatttttctttgtattcGAGATGCAG AATTCCGGCTGGAACTATTGATGCAGTCACTCTGCTTTTCTCGG GCTAGTATATCTTGGGGGGATAAGACCAAGAACATGACCCGTGTGATGGTTGGCGGATTGTTCTTGAG GGACACATTTTCTCAGCCACCATGCACCCTTGTACAGCCTTCAATGCAGCTTGATCGACAAGACGCTACTGTTCCAAACTTTG CTGATGAAAATGTTTGGCCTAAAATTTATCCACTTGGGGAACAGAGCTGGCAAATATGTGATGCTGTTCCACTTCTTCACATCTTCTCTGTTCAGCTTAAGCCTTCACCTTCTCCTCCGTTGTTTGCCTCAGAAACAGTAATCAGATGCCTGCCTATTATG ATCAATCTTCAGGAAGAGAGCTGCTTGAGGATTGCATCATTCTTGGCTGATGGGGTTGTGGTGAGCCCAGGTGCTGTGTTGTCTGATTCCTCAATTAACTCTGTTCAGTTCACCCTTGAAGAGTTTGATCTTATAGTTCCACTGGTTGCTGGAAACTCTAGCAGTAATTCCTTTGCTGGTGCTAGGCTCCATGTGGAAGATCTATTCTTATCACAGTCGCCAAAGCTGAAATTTAAACTGCTGAACCTGGAAAAGGATCCTGCTTGCTTCTGTCTGTGGGAGGATCAACCAATTGATTCCAGTATGCGAAAATGGATGACAGGAGCTTCCCGTATTAGCCTGTCTCTTGAAACAGAAGGCAACTTGTTGAAATGTCAGGATTCTCCTGACTGGTCTGGGGGTATGTGGAGATGTGTTGAACTCCATGGGGCTCTCTTTGAGGTGGCTATGGCTACTGCTGATGGTTGCCCACTGATAACTGTTCCACCTCCTGGTGGAATTGTGAGAATTGGTGTAGCCTGTGAGCAGTACTTATCAAATACTTCAGTTGAGcagttattttttgttttggaccTTTATACTTACTTTGGGAATGTAAGTGAGAAGATATCAAAAGTTGGAAAAGTTAAGAGTCCAAGGAGAAGAGAGGAAAGCTCCAGTGGAGGACTGTTAGATGTAGTTCCAAGTGACACAGCTGTCAACTTAGTTGTAAAAAGTCTCCAGCTTAAATTTCTTGACTCATCTTCGAAAAGTATTGAAGGGATGCCTTTAGTCCTTTTTGGAGGAGACAATCTGTTTATAAATGTCGCACACAGAACTCTTGGTGGTGCAGTAGTTGTTTCATCCAGTCTGCGGTGGGATGGTGTTCAGATAGACTGTGTCGATACAGATGGAACTCTTTTACATTCTAACCTTAGTGAAGCTCACTTGGGGAATGGATCCATGTCACCCGTTGATGTGTATCCCCAAATGAGGGCTGTTTTCTGGATTGAAAAAGGGAGGGTTAGGCAGAATGGGTACGATTCACCTGCCCCATTTTTAGAAATAAGCACCACTCATGTTATTCCTTTTAAAGCTCAAGATTCAGAATGCCATACTTTGAGTATATCAGCTAAGGTTGCTGGAATACGGCTTGGTGGTGGGATGAATTATACGGAAGCATTGTTGCACCGTTTTGGAATACTTGGGCCAGATGGCGGGCCTGGGGATGGCTTGTCAAAAGGATTGAAGAACCTATCCGAAGGACCACTGGCAAAGCTTCTTAAAGCTTCTCCTCATGTTAAGATGGACCGGGAAGAGA ATGGTCGTTCAGACGAGGGAAATGATGAGGGAAATTTTGATATGGGAATGCCAGATGACATGGAGTTGTTTATAGAATTGAAAGACTGGTTATTTGCATTGGAAGGTGAACTAGAGATGGCAGAATATCGGCAGTCAGGTGGTGACATTAAtgttgaaagagaagaaagatgtTGGCACACAACTTTCCAGAGTTTGCAAATTAAAGCCAGTAGTCAAACTGAGAACACAGAGAAAACTgctttgacaaaaaaatatccTCTGGAGTTGGTCACG GTGAGTGTAGATGGCTTGCAGGCCATAAAGCCACAAGTCCGAAGTCAGACAAGCCAGGCTAATGGTGACACAAGTAAACATGTAAGTGGATCAAGTAGAAATGGTAATGGCATTAGCCTTGAAGCCCATTTGGTGTTAGCTGAGGATGAGGAGACCATGGACATGACCAACTGGGTGGTTGAGAACTTAAAATTTGCTGTTAAAGAACCG ATTGAAGCTGTTGCGACCAAGGAGGAACTGGAATACCTTGTCCTACTGTGCAGGTCTGAGTTTGATGCTATGGGCAGAATAGCTGCTGGGATATTACGGGTGCTTAAGCTTGAAAAGTCCATTGGGCGATCCACAATTGATCAGCTAAGCAATCTTG GAAGTGACAGCTTAGACAAGATTGTTACTCCTGAGAAATTGAGCAGGCGAAGTAGCATTAGCAGTATTGGATACACTCCACGAGCAAACCTTACAAATGGAGGCAATCAGTGTTTGGAATCAACAGTATCGTTACTTGAAACTGCAATTGCTGACTCACAGGATGTTTGCGCTGCCCTTGTGTCAGAATGTTATGGTTCAGATTTGCCGACTAAGCATCTGAAAGACATGGAACAGCTCAATCAGAagcttaaaaaaatgaacattttacTTGCCAGACTACGAACAGATATGCTGATGATGTGA